A genomic segment from Salvia splendens isolate huo1 chromosome 13, SspV2, whole genome shotgun sequence encodes:
- the LOC121760489 gene encoding uncharacterized protein LOC121760489, with the protein MSQIATSLSEMRGNEGRIPASIKPPDIANISQITLRSGREYKGPTMKIDEREPTMASEEKDNMVQQKENTGAGDDPFFLSPGTEVETEEAMKETGEFTKGESSNTALKLPLFSKFIKEFIAVKTNSDGKIVIGESVSAVIQKRRLPSKRTDPGVRLVNTNIVIQLADRSCISPEGVLENVIGKVHDFLYPADFHVIKMSENESVESSGVLLGRPFLRTTKTIIDVFYGTICLDYHGEKFTFIIDESMRKPLDVENLHAVDIINPLVQEYLETELLHQQIDNSEMSHSIDKEVVGWCEAMNTQKLTDEKLAEAIKEFCKNPTSARSKGSAYLASMEKLPDLEDFTKKEMEKNPLPQEASSPKKELTTLPPGLKYGYLEENETFSVIINNNLTQE; encoded by the exons ATGTCTCAAATTGCCACTTCATTAAGTGAGATGCGAGGGAACGAAGGAAGAATTCCTGCTTCAATTAAACCACCGGACATAGCAAACATCAGTCAAATTACCCTGAGATCAGGACGAGAGTATAAAGGGCCAACAATGAAGATTGATGAGCGAGAGCCGACTATGGCGAGTGAGGAAAAAGACAACATGGTTCAGCAGAAGGAAAACACTGGAGCAGGGGATGATCCGTTCTTCTTGAGCCCAGGAACTGAAGTGGAAACAGAAGAAGCAAtgaaagaaactggagagtttaCCAAGGGGGAATCCAGCAACACA GCTCTGAAATTGCCTCTCTTCAGCAAATTTATTAAGGAATTCATTGCTGTGAAAACCAATTCAGATGGGAAAATCGTGATTGGGGAGAGCGTTTCAGCAGTGATACAAAAGAGGAGGCTGCCATCAAAGAGgaccgacccag GAGTAAGGTTAGTTAATACGAACATagtaatccaactggctgatagatcGTGCATAAGTCCAGAAGGTGTGCTAGAGAATGTGATAGGTAAAGTGCATGATTTCTTGtatcctgctgatttccatgtgataaAGATGAGTGAGAATGAATCCGTTGAGTCTAGCGGAGTGCTTTTAGGTAGACCGTTCCTACGCACAACTAAGACTATAATTGACGTTTTTTATGGAACGATTTGTCTGGACTatcatggggagaaattcacttttatcattgATGAGTCTATGAGAAAACCTTTGGATGTGGAAAATCTTCATGCCGTGGAtattattaaccccttggttcaggaatatcttgagactgaacTCTTGCATCAACAGATTGATAATtcagaaatgagtcactcaatTGATAAAGAAGTAGTAGGATGGTGTGAGGCAATGAATACTCAAAAATTGACAGATGAGAAGTTAGCAGAGGCAATCAAGGAATTTTGCAAGAATCCGACGTCTGCCAGGTCAAAGGGGTCTGCCTATCTGGCCAGTATGGAAAAATTACCAGACCTAGAGGATTTCACCAAGAAGGAAATGGAAAAGAATCCACTACCCCAAGAGGCAAGTTCACCAAAGAAAGAATTGACGACACTTCCACCGGGCCTGAAGTATGGGTACCTGGAGGAGAATGAAACGTTCTCTGTTATCATCAACAACAACTTGACCCAGGAGTAG